The following are encoded together in the Triticum dicoccoides isolate Atlit2015 ecotype Zavitan chromosome 6B, WEW_v2.0, whole genome shotgun sequence genome:
- the LOC119322889 gene encoding protein disulfide isomerase-like 5-3, with translation MPAMAVDKQRLLPLFVLALVTPACLASGGEEPARFQIPQDGSVVELDEGNFEAALAAVDFFFVDFHAPWCGHCKRLSPQLDEAAPVLAGLSTPIVVAKVNAEKYKKLGSKYGVDGFPTLMLFDHGVPTEYTGSRKAGQLVESLRKLVAPDVSVLKSDAAIKSFLQEAGVGFPLFIGFGVDESSIAEYGARYKKKAWFSTANDFSEDLMAVYDFDKIPALVSLNPKYNEQSVFYGPFEGTFLEDFIRQSLLPITVPINEETVKMLKDDDRKVVLAILQDESDETSMQLIKVLRSAANANHDLVFGYVGVNQWEEFTEPFHDSKSSQLPKLVVWDKDEEYEVVEGLESLEEGDHGSQISRFLEAYRAGRTIKKTLGRRSPTLLGVNASYILLFLVAVLVVLMFFSGQGEEDRQPTRAHQE, from the exons ATGCCGGCGATGGCCGTGGACAAGCAGCGGCTGCTTCCTCTCTTCGTTCTTGCTTTAGTGACGCCGGCCTGCTTGGCGAGTGGCGGAGAGGAGCCGGCGAGGTTCCAGATCCCCCAAGACGGGAGCGTGGTGGAGCTGGACGAAGGCAACTTCGAGGCGGCGCTGGCCGCCGTCGATTTCTTCTTCGTGGACTTCCACGCCCCGTGGTGCGGCCACTGCAAACGCCTCTCCCCGCAG TTGGATGAAGCTGCTCCGGTTCTTGCTGGGCTGAGCACGCCAATTGTAGTcgcgaaagtaaatgcagagaagtACAAAAAGCTTGGGTCCAAATATGGAGTAGA TGGCTTCCCTACTCTTATGCTTTTTGACCATGGAGTCCCCACAGAGTACACTGGTTCAAGGAAGGCCGGCCAGCTCGTTGAGAGCCTGAGGAAGCTTGTCGCACCTGATGTTTCTGTTCTCAAGTCCGACGCGGCAATCAAAAGTTTTCTCCAGGAAGCTGGTGTGGGTTTTCCATTATTTATTGGATTTGGGGTGGATGAATCCTCCATTGCCGAGTATGGAGCAAGGTACAAGAAGAAGGCATGGTTTTCTACAGCAAATGATTTCTCTGAGGATTTGATGGCCGTGTATGATTTTGACAAGATTCCAGCATTGGTTTCGCTCAACCCAAAATATAACGAGCAGAGTGTTTTTTATGGCCCCTTTGAAG GAACCTTTTTGGAGGATTTTATACGGCAATCCCTGCTTCCGATAACTGTGCCCATCAATGAAGAGACTGTTAAGATGCTAAAAGATGATGATAGGAAAGTTGTCCTTGCAATTCtgcaggatgaatctgatgaaacttCCATGCAGTTGATAAAAGTTTTAAGGTCTGCAGCCAATGCAAACCATGACCTGGTGTTTGGATATGTGGGAGTCAACCAATGGGAGGAATTCACTGAGCCTTTCCATGATTCTAAGAGCTCACAGCTGCCAAAGTTGGTAGTCTGGGACAAAGATGAGGAGTATGAAGTG GTTGAGGGTTTAGAGAGTTTGGAAGAAGGTGACCACGGATCCCAAATTAGTCGTTTCCTCGAGGCATATAGAGCTGGAAGAACAATAAAGAAGACATTGGGCAGACGCTCCCCAACGCTGCTCGGTGTGAATGCGTCGTACATCCTCCTCTTCTTGGTGGCTGTGCTTGTTGTTCTGATGTTTTTCTCTGGGCAAGGCGAGGAAGATCGCCAGCCAACACGAGCCCATCAAGAATGA